One Pseudomonas sp. HOU2 genomic window carries:
- a CDS encoding TerC family protein yields MPTTNINIGEPWMWGAFIVFVLAMLALDLFVFGGRKAHRVSVREASCWVIAWCALALAFAGLLWWYLHGEFGAEIAQRKTLEFLTGYLIEQSLSIDNMFVFVMIFSYFAVPPELQRRVLLYGVLGAIVMRAAMIFAGVWLVSQFEWLLYAFGVFLIITGIKMLMFAEQQPDLDKNPLLRWVRGHMRITQGFHGERFFVLQNGVRWATPMFLVLVLIEASDLMFAVDSIPAIFAVTTDPFIVFTSNIFAIMGLRALYFLLADMADRFHLLKYGLAIVLVFIGGKMTLMPWLHMPVEWSLAVVGGVILGSVVLSLLITRKEDPTQSL; encoded by the coding sequence ATGCCAACCACCAACATCAACATCGGCGAACCGTGGATGTGGGGCGCGTTTATCGTCTTCGTCCTCGCCATGCTTGCACTGGATCTGTTCGTCTTCGGCGGACGCAAGGCACACCGCGTTTCAGTGCGGGAAGCGTCCTGTTGGGTGATCGCCTGGTGCGCACTGGCCTTGGCCTTCGCCGGATTGCTCTGGTGGTATCTGCACGGCGAATTCGGCGCCGAGATTGCCCAGCGCAAGACCCTGGAATTCCTCACCGGTTATCTGATCGAGCAGTCGCTGTCGATCGACAACATGTTCGTCTTCGTGATGATCTTCAGCTACTTCGCCGTGCCACCGGAATTGCAACGGCGGGTGCTGTTGTATGGCGTGCTCGGGGCGATCGTGATGCGCGCGGCGATGATCTTTGCCGGGGTGTGGCTGGTGTCGCAGTTCGAGTGGCTGTTGTATGCCTTCGGGGTGTTCTTGATCATCACCGGGATCAAGATGCTGATGTTTGCCGAGCAGCAACCTGATCTCGACAAAAACCCGCTACTGCGCTGGGTGCGCGGACACATGCGGATCACCCAGGGCTTCCACGGCGAACGCTTTTTCGTGCTGCAGAACGGTGTGCGCTGGGCCACGCCGATGTTCCTCGTGCTGGTGCTGATCGAGGCCAGCGACCTGATGTTTGCGGTCGATAGCATCCCGGCGATCTTCGCAGTCACCACCGATCCGTTCATCGTGTTCACCTCGAATATCTTCGCGATCATGGGCCTGCGGGCGCTGTACTTCTTGCTGGCGGACATGGCTGACCGCTTTCATTTGCTCAAGTACGGACTGGCGATCGTGCTGGTGTTCATCGGCGGCAAGATGACGCTGATGCCGTGGTTACACATGCCGGTGGAGTGGTCGCTGGCGGTGGTCGGTGGGGTGATACTGGGGTCGGTGGTGTTGAGCCTACTCATCACCCGCAAGGAAGACCCAACCCAATCCCTGTAG
- a CDS encoding amidase, translating into MIEVTEVSIAQLRAALDAGQTTAVELVQAYLARIDAYDGPNTATALNAVVVRNPEALAEAQASDARRAKGETLGPLDGIPYTAKDSYLVKGLTAASGSPAFADLVAHRDAFTIERLRAAGAICLGKTNMPPMANGGMQRGVYGRAESPYNAAYLTAPFASGSSNGAGTATAASFSAFGLAEETWSSGRGPASNNGLCAYTPSRGVISVRGNWPLTPTMDVVVPYARTMADLLEVLDVVVAEDPDTRGDLWRLQPWVPIPSVASVRPASYAELAVKPNALAGKRLGVPKMYINADPEAGTSEAPGIGGPTGQRINTRPSVIDLWKQARAALEAAGAEVIEVDFPLVSNCEGDRPGAPTVFNRGIVSKEFLHHELWDLSAWAFDDFLRANGDPKLNRLADVDGPKIFPHDPGTLPNREGDLAAGMDEYVRMAQRGITPWDQIPTLPDGLRGLEKTRKLDLEDWMDTLKLDAVLFPTNADVGPADADINPESADIAWSNGIWVANGNLAIRHLGVPTVTVPMGIMADIGMPVGLTFAGRAYDDSNLLRLASAFEATGSKRQVPPRTPALTAGK; encoded by the coding sequence ATGATCGAAGTCACTGAAGTCTCCATTGCTCAATTACGCGCGGCGCTCGACGCCGGCCAGACCACCGCGGTTGAACTGGTGCAGGCCTATCTGGCCCGGATCGACGCCTACGATGGCCCGAACACCGCCACCGCACTGAATGCCGTGGTGGTGCGCAACCCCGAGGCTTTGGCTGAAGCCCAGGCGTCCGATGCGCGCCGCGCCAAGGGCGAAACCCTCGGCCCGCTCGACGGTATCCCTTACACCGCCAAGGACAGCTATCTGGTCAAGGGGCTGACCGCCGCCTCGGGCAGCCCGGCCTTCGCCGATCTGGTGGCGCATCGCGACGCCTTCACCATCGAACGCCTGCGCGCCGCCGGGGCGATCTGCCTGGGCAAGACCAACATGCCGCCGATGGCCAATGGCGGCATGCAGCGTGGCGTCTATGGCCGGGCCGAAAGCCCTTACAACGCGGCCTACCTGACCGCGCCGTTTGCTTCCGGCTCGTCCAACGGTGCCGGCACCGCTACCGCTGCGAGTTTCTCGGCGTTCGGTCTGGCGGAAGAAACCTGGTCGAGCGGTCGCGGCCCGGCATCGAACAACGGTTTGTGCGCCTACACGCCATCGCGCGGGGTAATTTCGGTGCGCGGCAACTGGCCGCTGACGCCGACCATGGACGTGGTGGTGCCGTACGCCCGGACCATGGCCGACCTGCTCGAAGTGCTCGATGTGGTGGTCGCCGAAGACCCCGACACCCGTGGCGATCTGTGGCGCCTGCAGCCGTGGGTGCCGATCCCGAGCGTTGCTTCGGTACGCCCGGCGTCCTACGCCGAACTGGCGGTGAAACCCAATGCACTGGCCGGCAAACGCCTCGGTGTGCCGAAGATGTACATCAATGCCGACCCTGAAGCCGGCACCAGCGAAGCGCCGGGCATCGGCGGCCCGACCGGGCAGCGCATCAACACTCGCCCTTCGGTGATCGATTTGTGGAAACAGGCCCGCGCAGCCCTGGAAGCGGCCGGCGCCGAAGTCATCGAAGTGGATTTCCCGCTGGTTTCCAACTGCGAAGGCGACCGCCCCGGCGCACCGACCGTGTTCAATCGCGGCATCGTCTCCAAGGAGTTCCTGCACCACGAACTGTGGGACCTGTCGGCCTGGGCCTTCGACGATTTCCTGCGCGCCAACGGTGATCCGAAGCTCAATCGCCTGGCCGATGTCGACGGGCCGAAAATCTTCCCGCACGACCCGGGCACCCTGCCCAACCGTGAAGGCGATCTGGCCGCCGGCATGGACGAATACGTGCGCATGGCCCAACGCGGCATCACCCCGTGGGACCAGATCCCGACCCTGCCGGACGGCCTGCGCGGCCTGGAAAAGACCCGCAAGCTCGACCTCGAAGACTGGATGGATACGCTGAAACTCGACGCGGTGCTGTTCCCGACCAACGCCGACGTTGGTCCGGCAGATGCCGATATCAATCCGGAATCAGCGGACATCGCCTGGAGCAATGGCATCTGGGTCGCCAACGGCAACCTGGCGATCCGCCATCTCGGCGTGCCGACTGTCACCGTACCAATGGGGATCATGGCCGACATCGGCATGCCGGTTGGTCTGACCTTCGCCGGTCGTGCTTACGATGACTCGAATCTGCTGCGTCTGGCCTCGGCGTTTGAGGCGACCGGTTCGAAACGTCAGGTGCCGCCGCGCACTCCGGCGCTGACTGCCGGCAAGTAA
- a CDS encoding flavin reductase family protein encodes MIDAAIYKQVMGSFPSGVTVITTLDDDGQIVGLTASAFSSLSMDPALVLFCPNYSSDSYPVLIKNKRFAIHVLSGGQQSEAYAFARKGKDKAQGIEWTLSELGNPILANATAIIECELWREYEGGDHAIMVGAVKNLIVPEQIAGPLVYCHGKMGALPVLA; translated from the coding sequence ATGATCGATGCTGCCATCTACAAACAAGTCATGGGCTCGTTTCCGTCCGGCGTCACTGTCATCACCACGCTGGACGATGACGGCCAGATCGTTGGCCTCACTGCCAGCGCCTTCAGTTCACTGTCGATGGACCCGGCGCTGGTGCTGTTCTGCCCCAACTACAGCTCCGACTCCTACCCTGTACTGATCAAGAACAAGCGCTTTGCGATCCACGTCCTCTCCGGTGGCCAGCAGAGCGAAGCCTATGCCTTCGCCCGCAAAGGCAAGGACAAGGCGCAAGGCATCGAGTGGACATTGAGCGAGCTGGGCAACCCGATCCTGGCCAATGCGACGGCTATCATCGAGTGTGAGTTGTGGCGCGAATACGAAGGTGGTGACCACGCGATCATGGTCGGCGCAGTGAAAAATCTGATCGTCCCGGAGCAAATCGCCGGGCCGCTGGTTTACTGCCACGGCAAGATGGGCGCCCTGCCCGTTCTGGCCTGA
- a CDS encoding cytosine permease: MSQMSRQDPLIENHTVDYVPLAERHGKARDLFTLWFSTNIAPLPIVTGAMVVQVFHLDLFWGLLAIALGHLIGGVVIALASAQGPRMGIPQMVQSRGQFGRYGALLIVFFAALIYIGFFISNIVLAGKSIVGIAPSVPAPLSILIGALAATAIGVIGYNFIHTLNRIGTWVMGSALLAGFIYIFAHDLPADFLTRGSFNLSGWLATVSLGIIWQISFSPYVSDYSRYLPADIGIAKPFWATYLGATLGTILSFSFGAVAVLATPEGTEAMVAVKQSTGWLGPILMVLFLLNIISHNALNLYGAVLSIITSIQTFASQWTPSIKVRVLLSSVVLAACCVVALGASADFISQFIGLILALLLVLVPWASINLIDFYLIKRGSYDISSIFRADGGIYGRFNLHAIIAYFIGIIVQLPFANTSLYVGPYANLVDGADLSWLFGLVVTVPLYYCLATRGQTRQSRAARLSYTD, translated from the coding sequence ATGTCCCAGATGTCCCGGCAAGATCCGTTGATCGAGAATCACACGGTCGACTACGTCCCACTCGCGGAACGCCACGGGAAGGCCCGCGACCTTTTCACCTTATGGTTCAGCACCAACATTGCGCCACTGCCGATCGTCACCGGGGCCATGGTGGTTCAGGTATTTCATCTCGACTTGTTCTGGGGGCTGCTGGCGATTGCGCTGGGGCACCTGATCGGCGGGGTGGTGATCGCGCTGGCGTCGGCGCAAGGCCCGCGCATGGGCATTCCGCAAATGGTTCAGAGTCGTGGTCAGTTCGGGCGTTACGGCGCACTGCTGATCGTGTTTTTTGCGGCGCTGATCTACATCGGTTTTTTCATTTCCAACATCGTGCTTGCCGGTAAATCGATTGTCGGTATTGCGCCGTCGGTGCCGGCACCTTTGAGCATTCTGATTGGCGCGCTGGCGGCCACGGCGATTGGCGTGATCGGCTACAACTTCATTCACACACTGAACCGCATCGGCACCTGGGTGATGGGCAGCGCGCTGCTGGCCGGATTCATCTACATATTTGCCCATGACTTGCCGGCGGACTTCCTGACGCGCGGCAGCTTCAACCTGTCGGGCTGGCTGGCGACGGTGTCGCTGGGGATCATCTGGCAGATCAGCTTCTCGCCGTACGTGTCCGACTATTCGCGTTATTTGCCGGCGGATATCGGTATCGCCAAACCGTTCTGGGCCACTTATCTGGGTGCGACGCTGGGCACGATTCTGTCGTTCAGCTTTGGCGCGGTGGCGGTTCTGGCGACGCCGGAAGGCACCGAGGCGATGGTGGCGGTCAAGCAGTCCACCGGGTGGCTGGGACCGATTCTGATGGTGCTGTTCTTGCTCAACATCATCAGCCACAACGCGCTGAATCTGTACGGCGCGGTGCTGTCGATCATCACCTCGATCCAGACCTTCGCCAGTCAGTGGACGCCGAGCATCAAGGTGCGCGTGCTGTTGTCGAGCGTGGTGCTGGCGGCTTGCTGCGTGGTGGCGCTGGGTGCTTCGGCGGATTTCATTTCGCAGTTCATCGGGCTGATTCTGGCGTTGCTGCTGGTGCTGGTGCCGTGGGCGTCGATCAACCTGATCGACTTCTATCTGATCAAGCGCGGCAGCTATGACATCAGCTCGATTTTCCGCGCGGACGGCGGCATTTACGGGCGTTTCAATCTGCACGCGATCATTGCCTACTTCATCGGCATCATCGTGCAGTTGCCGTTCGCCAATACCTCGCTGTACGTCGGGCCGTACGCCAATCTGGTGGACGGTGCGGATCTGTCGTGGCTGTTCGGCCTGGTGGTGACGGTGCCGCTGTATTACTGCCTCGCCACACGTGGGCAGACCCGGCAGAGCAGGGCGGCGCGGTTGAGTTATACCGACTGA
- a CDS encoding LLM class flavin-dependent oxidoreductase, with protein sequence MKFSLFIHMERWDESVSHRQLFEDLTELTLMAEAGGFSTVWIGEHHAMEYTISPSPMPLLAYLAAKTTTIHLGAGTIIAPFWHPLRVAGECALLDVISNGRMEVGLARGAYQVEFDRMAGGMPASSGGQALREMVPVVRALWQGDYAHDGDIWKFPTSTSVPKPIQKPNPPMWIAARDPDSHNFAVANGCNVMVTPLMKGDEEVLDLKNKFQTALDNNPGVPRPQLMVLRHTHVHSADDPDGWKVGAKAISRFYRTFDAWFGNKEVPVNGFLAPSPEEKFAGRPEFELESLHKTAMIGTPEEIIPRIKYYQELGVDEFSFWCDNSLPHAEKKKSLELFIRDVVPAFR encoded by the coding sequence ATGAAATTTTCCCTGTTCATCCACATGGAACGCTGGGACGAAAGCGTCAGCCACCGCCAACTGTTCGAAGACCTGACCGAACTGACCCTGATGGCCGAGGCCGGTGGTTTCAGCACCGTGTGGATCGGCGAACACCACGCGATGGAATACACCATCTCGCCGAGCCCGATGCCGCTGCTGGCCTACCTCGCCGCCAAAACCACCACCATTCACCTGGGCGCCGGCACCATCATCGCGCCGTTCTGGCACCCGCTGCGGGTGGCCGGTGAATGCGCGCTGCTCGACGTGATCAGCAACGGACGCATGGAAGTCGGCCTGGCGCGCGGCGCCTATCAGGTCGAATTCGATCGCATGGCCGGCGGCATGCCCGCCTCCAGCGGCGGCCAGGCCCTGCGTGAAATGGTCCCGGTGGTCCGCGCCCTGTGGCAAGGCGACTACGCCCACGACGGCGACATCTGGAAATTCCCGACCTCGACCAGCGTGCCGAAGCCGATCCAGAAGCCGAATCCGCCAATGTGGATCGCCGCCCGCGATCCCGATTCGCACAACTTTGCCGTGGCCAACGGCTGCAACGTGATGGTCACGCCGTTGATGAAAGGCGACGAAGAAGTCCTCGACCTGAAAAACAAATTCCAGACCGCACTGGACAACAACCCCGGCGTTCCGCGCCCGCAACTGATGGTGCTGCGCCACACCCACGTGCACTCGGCGGACGATCCGGACGGCTGGAAAGTCGGTGCAAAGGCCATCTCGCGTTTCTACCGCACCTTCGATGCCTGGTTCGGCAACAAGGAAGTACCGGTCAACGGCTTCCTCGCTCCGAGTCCGGAAGAGAAGTTTGCCGGGCGTCCGGAGTTTGAGCTGGAGAGCCTGCACAAGACGGCGATGATTGGTACGCCGGAAGAGATTATTCCGCGCATCAAGTACTACCAGGAACTGGGGGTGGATGAGTTCAGTTTCTGGTGTGACAACAGCTTGCCGCATGCAGAGAAGAAGAAGTCGCTGGAGTTGTTTATCAGGGATGTGGTGCCGGCGTTTCGCTGA
- a CDS encoding polyamine ABC transporter substrate-binding protein, whose protein sequence is MVTMKRILGATVCGLTLLASAVHAEQRELRVYNWADYILPSVPKDFAAKTGIKVTWDTFDTNESLEAKLLTGNSGYDLVVPSNQFIDTQIKAGVFQKLDKSKLPNWSHQDPALLKLLDANDPGNQYGVPYMYGTVLIGFNPAKVKAALGDNAPVDSWDLVFKPENMEKLKSCGVAMLDSPSEILPLALHYLGLDPNSQNPADYEKAKDLMLKIRPYVTYFNSAKYMTDIANGDICVAIGYSGSFYQFGNRAKEAGNGVVVDWRLPKEGAPIWFDTFAIPKSAKNVEEAHEFLNTLLDPKVIAPISDFLGYPNVNKDSMPLVNKDITGNPNLTPTPEALKTLYVVQPLPQKLERVRTRVWTSIKSDK, encoded by the coding sequence ATGGTCACGATGAAACGCATTCTGGGTGCCACCGTGTGTGGGCTGACGCTGCTGGCCAGCGCGGTACACGCCGAGCAGCGCGAGCTGCGGGTCTACAACTGGGCGGATTACATCCTGCCGTCGGTGCCCAAGGATTTCGCCGCGAAAACCGGCATCAAAGTGACCTGGGACACCTTCGACACCAATGAATCGCTGGAAGCCAAGCTGCTCACCGGCAACTCCGGCTATGACCTGGTGGTGCCGTCGAACCAGTTCATCGACACTCAGATCAAGGCCGGCGTGTTCCAGAAACTCGACAAGTCGAAACTGCCGAACTGGAGTCACCAGGATCCGGCGCTGCTCAAACTGCTCGACGCCAATGACCCTGGCAACCAGTACGGCGTGCCCTACATGTACGGCACGGTACTGATCGGTTTCAACCCGGCCAAGGTCAAGGCAGCGCTCGGCGACAACGCGCCGGTGGACAGCTGGGATCTGGTGTTCAAGCCGGAGAATATGGAGAAGCTCAAATCCTGCGGCGTGGCGATGCTCGATTCGCCGTCGGAAATTCTGCCGTTGGCCCTGCATTACCTCGGCCTCGACCCGAACAGCCAGAACCCGGCCGACTATGAAAAGGCCAAGGACCTGATGCTGAAGATTCGTCCGTACGTGACCTACTTCAACTCGGCCAAATACATGACCGACATCGCCAATGGCGACATCTGCGTGGCCATCGGTTACTCCGGCAGCTTCTATCAGTTCGGCAACCGTGCGAAAGAGGCGGGCAACGGTGTGGTGGTTGACTGGCGCTTGCCGAAGGAGGGCGCGCCGATCTGGTTCGATACCTTTGCCATTCCGAAGAGCGCGAAGAATGTCGAAGAGGCCCACGAATTCCTTAACACTTTGCTGGATCCGAAAGTCATTGCGCCGATCAGTGATTTCCTCGGCTACCCGAACGTGAACAAGGATTCGATGCCGCTGGTGAACAAAGATATCACCGGCAATCCGAACCTGACGCCAACGCCTGAAGCCCTGAAAACCCTCTACGTGGTCCAGCCACTGCCGCAGAAACTCGAACGCGTACGCACCCGGGTGTGGACCAGCATCAAATCCGACAAGTAA